One stretch of Haladaptatus sp. R4 DNA includes these proteins:
- a CDS encoding Rieske (2Fe-2S) protein has translation MDEHSRIAAVEELPDDTTFLFTIREGFDEEEAILVADDGDVRAWRNYCQHWTDVRLDKGDGASMRDGELVCGKHGALFEADTGVCTYGPCEDAVLDEVDITVEDGDIYLTDDDYEFVEQGSSITHDLSSNRSLGFE, from the coding sequence ATGGACGAGCACAGCCGAATCGCCGCTGTCGAGGAGCTCCCGGACGACACCACCTTCCTGTTCACGATTCGGGAGGGCTTCGACGAGGAGGAGGCCATCCTGGTCGCCGACGACGGCGACGTCCGAGCGTGGCGAAACTACTGTCAGCACTGGACCGACGTGCGCCTCGACAAGGGCGACGGCGCGAGCATGCGCGACGGCGAACTCGTCTGCGGCAAACACGGCGCGCTGTTCGAAGCCGACACCGGGGTCTGCACCTACGGCCCCTGCGAAGACGCCGTGCTGGACGAAGTCGATATCACCGTCGAGGACGGGGATATCTACCTGACCGACGACGATTACGAGTTCGTCGAACAGGGCTCCTCGATCACGCACGACCTCTCCTCGAACCGCTCGCTCGGTTTCGAGTGA
- a CDS encoding glycosyltransferase family 4 protein, with the protein MSSGNRPSQRVVGSPETTAEHGDARRPTDARAAELTIGMYYRKAGTRDAGGVVMYVQELLDALSEHQSAYLYTESGELTSKMRTTDAEIVQLSDPAFDAATRVFPAITGKLVPLLGAMRDGTIARMNETLDVLVTHHYLEDIVLSNLLDIPVIRVYHGFERTGLGTAAHGMLSDSHSVVNSVQTNAEFVEQHGYEPDGIVYPGVDTDLFHPDAPPAFEREEPTVLFVGRFVESKGVFDLIDAVAAARDAGTDVHLSIVGRGDEDAVERRIEEHELASSVSVLGAVPHDELPGYYTAADVACLPSHYESFGMVNMEALACGTPVVTTSVDGVTEYAIDRETALLVPPETPEELATAIATAVSSPELRARLSEQGRAVAERYSWNQSAKRLVDVCAEILGRTDRETFERTDREVLNAD; encoded by the coding sequence ATGAGCAGTGGTAATCGACCGTCCCAGCGTGTCGTCGGGAGTCCGGAGACGACGGCGGAACACGGCGACGCGCGTCGTCCCACCGACGCGCGAGCGGCGGAGTTGACCATCGGGATGTACTACCGGAAAGCGGGAACGCGGGACGCTGGCGGTGTCGTGATGTACGTGCAGGAACTCCTCGACGCGCTGTCGGAACACCAGTCGGCCTACCTCTACACGGAATCCGGGGAACTGACGTCGAAGATGCGCACGACGGACGCGGAAATCGTCCAACTGTCTGACCCCGCGTTCGACGCCGCAACTCGCGTGTTTCCCGCCATCACGGGAAAACTCGTTCCCCTGCTCGGCGCGATGCGCGACGGGACGATTGCGCGGATGAACGAAACCCTCGACGTGCTCGTGACACACCACTACTTAGAGGACATCGTCCTCTCGAACCTCCTCGACATCCCCGTGATTCGCGTGTACCACGGCTTCGAGCGGACGGGACTCGGGACGGCGGCCCACGGGATGCTGTCGGACAGCCACTCGGTCGTGAATTCGGTGCAGACGAACGCGGAGTTCGTCGAGCAACACGGCTACGAACCCGACGGCATCGTCTACCCGGGCGTCGATACTGACCTGTTTCACCCCGACGCGCCGCCCGCATTCGAGCGTGAAGAACCGACGGTGCTGTTCGTCGGTCGCTTCGTGGAATCGAAAGGCGTCTTCGACCTCATCGACGCGGTTGCAGCGGCCCGCGACGCCGGAACCGACGTTCACCTCTCCATCGTCGGTCGCGGGGACGAGGACGCAGTGGAGCGGCGAATCGAGGAGCACGAACTGGCGTCGTCGGTGTCCGTCCTCGGAGCGGTTCCACACGACGAACTCCCGGGTTACTACACCGCCGCGGACGTGGCCTGTTTGCCGTCCCACTACGAGAGTTTCGGCATGGTCAACATGGAGGCGCTGGCCTGCGGCACCCCCGTCGTCACCACGTCGGTCGACGGCGTCACGGAGTACGCCATCGACCGAGAAACCGCGTTGCTCGTCCCGCCGGAAACCCCCGAGGAGTTGGCGACGGCGATAGCGACGGCGGTTTCGTCGCCGGAGCTACGGGCGCGACTCTCGGAGCAAGGACGGGCCGTCGCGGAACGCTACTCGTGGAACCAGTCGGCGAAGCGTCTCGTGGACGTGTGTGCCGAAATCCTCGGACGGACCGACCGGGAGACCTTCGAACGAACCGACCGAGAAGTTCTCAACGCGGATTGA
- a CDS encoding flippase — MATSENHLSKLLSSSVLIVVGVIVASIGRLIERVIVAHWFSPQLYGEMTIALAIMTIGATVSLVGLNDGIPRFVSRYDDDRDVRGVWLFGLGFSLVVSVLVSLVLYLNIDHITVALFETSAATDLLRLFILTIPITTGLTVGVSALRGMENTRYKLYTKDLLYPCLRILLLVALVAGGLNLASIGYAYLVATLCTVVVVYFLSNRLVRLVGPVRTHTRELLTYSAPLIVTMVLSILLTRMDTIMLAQFRTSNEVGVYNAAYPLANSLLMVISSFGYLYLPLTSRLDADGERDEVTSIYRITTKWIYVLTFPAFLVFTVFPDDTLSIFFGSGYTGGGIALAILSVGFFTSAAAGRNRTTLAALGHTKAILGVDILTLALNFVANLLLIPTYGIVGAAVASSGAYVVRNLALNLVLWSKCDITPFASSTNRTYVVLPLVLFPVALGASRWVTLTLVTLPVFLVCTGLLGLVAVVLAGGLQPEDGALIEFVEGALGIEMPTIERYVP; from the coding sequence ATGGCGACGAGTGAAAACCACCTCTCGAAACTGCTGTCGAGTTCGGTCCTCATCGTCGTCGGCGTCATCGTCGCGTCCATCGGTCGACTGATCGAGCGCGTCATCGTCGCCCACTGGTTCTCGCCGCAACTCTACGGCGAGATGACCATCGCACTCGCCATCATGACCATCGGGGCGACCGTCTCGCTCGTCGGGTTGAACGACGGGATTCCGCGATTCGTCTCCCGCTACGACGACGACCGGGACGTGCGCGGCGTCTGGCTGTTCGGACTGGGCTTCTCGCTCGTCGTCAGCGTCCTCGTCTCGCTCGTCCTGTACCTGAACATCGACCACATCACGGTCGCGCTGTTCGAGACGAGCGCCGCGACCGACCTGCTCCGCCTGTTCATTCTCACGATTCCGATCACGACGGGGCTAACCGTCGGCGTGAGCGCGCTCCGCGGCATGGAGAACACGCGCTACAAACTGTACACGAAGGACCTTCTCTACCCGTGTCTCCGAATCCTCCTGCTCGTCGCGCTCGTCGCGGGAGGGTTGAACCTCGCGTCCATCGGCTACGCCTACCTCGTCGCCACGCTCTGCACGGTGGTCGTGGTCTACTTCCTCTCGAACCGCCTCGTCCGACTCGTCGGCCCCGTGCGAACGCACACCCGCGAACTGCTGACCTACTCGGCCCCGCTCATCGTGACGATGGTGCTCTCGATCCTGCTCACGCGGATGGACACCATCATGCTCGCCCAGTTTCGCACCTCGAACGAAGTCGGGGTCTACAACGCCGCCTACCCGCTGGCGAACAGCCTCCTCATGGTCATCTCCTCGTTCGGGTATCTCTACCTGCCGCTCACGTCCAGACTCGACGCCGACGGCGAGCGCGACGAGGTGACGAGCATCTACCGCATCACGACGAAGTGGATTTACGTCCTCACCTTCCCCGCGTTTCTGGTGTTCACCGTCTTCCCGGACGATACCCTCTCGATCTTCTTCGGGTCGGGGTACACGGGCGGCGGTATCGCGCTCGCAATCCTCTCGGTCGGGTTTTTCACCAGCGCGGCGGCGGGACGGAACCGGACGACGCTCGCCGCGCTCGGTCACACGAAAGCGATTCTGGGGGTCGATATTCTGACGCTCGCGCTCAACTTCGTCGCCAACCTCCTCCTCATTCCGACGTACGGCATCGTCGGTGCCGCCGTCGCCTCCTCAGGGGCGTACGTCGTCCGAAACCTCGCGCTCAACCTCGTGCTCTGGTCGAAATGCGACATCACGCCGTTCGCCTCGTCCACGAACCGGACGTACGTCGTCCTTCCGCTCGTCCTCTTCCCGGTCGCCCTGGGCGCGTCCCGCTGGGTGACGTTGACGCTCGTGACGCTGCCCGTCTTTCTGGTCTGCACCGGCCTCCTCGGACTCGTCGCCGTCGTCCTCGCCGGGGGACTCCAACCGGAGGACGGCGCGCTCATCGAGTTCGTCGAGGGCGCACTCGGCATCGAGATGCCCACCATCGAGCGCTACGTTCCCTGA
- a CDS encoding helix-turn-helix domain-containing protein yields the protein MRYATIVMTWEDDTAVHPIDDLLSETDDVTVETIRYVGPVYEGRYVELVELRGDLDVARELLAGSPETIEYDIVGEDGYGVLYLQCRTGGLVDDLLTILREHEIVLDWPIRYIDTGSEHGLQLTVIGTSDAIRQAAGDVPDGISLKLERMGEYEPDMGKLSSILTERQETLFDLAVREGYYEVPRETTHRELAEELGLSTGTVSERLQRIESRLVGAYVN from the coding sequence ATGCGGTACGCGACGATAGTCATGACGTGGGAGGACGACACGGCGGTTCATCCCATCGACGACCTGCTCTCCGAGACCGACGACGTGACGGTCGAGACGATTCGGTACGTCGGACCGGTGTACGAGGGGCGATACGTGGAACTCGTGGAACTCCGCGGCGACCTCGACGTCGCGCGGGAACTGTTAGCCGGTTCGCCCGAAACCATCGAATACGATATCGTCGGTGAGGACGGCTACGGCGTCCTCTACTTGCAGTGTCGAACCGGCGGTCTGGTCGATGACCTGCTCACCATCCTGCGCGAACACGAAATCGTCCTCGACTGGCCGATTCGGTACATCGACACGGGGAGCGAACACGGCCTCCAACTCACCGTGATCGGAACCAGCGATGCGATTCGACAGGCCGCGGGTGACGTTCCCGACGGCATCTCCCTGAAACTCGAACGGATGGGCGAGTACGAACCCGACATGGGAAAACTCTCGTCGATACTCACCGAGCGGCAGGAGACGCTCTTCGACCTCGCCGTTCGCGAGGGCTATTACGAGGTTCCTCGGGAGACGACCCACCGGGAACTCGCCGAGGAACTCGGCCTCTCGACGGGGACCGTCAGCGAGCGACTCCAGCGAATCGAGTCGAGGTTGGTCGGCGCGTACGTCAACTGA
- a CDS encoding MFS transporter, which yields MVFLVNFARVVFAPLLEPLKAHFGVSATVIGLIATLVWLGSALPRIPTGYLLTRVARHRVVLGAGIVLTVSAGLTAFAPNITVLAVGAFAMGTASAVYFIAANPLVSELYPDRVGRAIGIHGMASQLAAAIAPVFVGLLLTMVEWRDVLKLLMVVTAAVTVVYFVVVGRTELPDAGATDRDLLTAFRRQWPIILSGVAIIGATGFVWNGLFNWYPSYLHQTKHLSLETGRTLLTVVFAAGVPAFFLTGRLADRVPHVPLMLSILGGFIVCLLALTAAQGLAAIVGVSLVLGYVIHSLFPALDTYLLDSLPDENRASAYAVYSGLAMIGQAAGSSIVGALLDAGFLFDTVFRTFSIGLIAILFVLVALHRADRLPTAAATS from the coding sequence ATGGTCTTCCTGGTCAATTTCGCCCGCGTCGTGTTCGCGCCGCTGCTCGAACCGCTCAAAGCGCACTTCGGGGTCAGCGCCACGGTGATTGGACTCATCGCGACGCTCGTCTGGCTCGGGAGTGCGCTTCCGAGAATTCCGACGGGTTATCTCCTCACCCGCGTCGCCCGGCATCGTGTCGTGCTCGGTGCAGGCATCGTCTTGACGGTCTCCGCCGGGCTTACGGCGTTCGCGCCAAATATCACCGTGTTGGCCGTCGGCGCGTTCGCCATGGGGACGGCGAGCGCTGTCTACTTCATCGCCGCGAACCCACTCGTGAGCGAACTGTACCCCGACCGGGTGGGGCGAGCCATCGGCATCCACGGAATGGCCAGCCAACTCGCCGCCGCCATCGCACCGGTCTTCGTCGGCCTGCTATTGACGATGGTCGAGTGGCGAGACGTGCTGAAACTGCTCATGGTCGTCACCGCCGCCGTCACCGTCGTCTACTTCGTGGTCGTCGGACGAACCGAACTCCCCGACGCGGGGGCCACCGACAGAGACCTGCTGACGGCGTTCCGCCGTCAGTGGCCCATCATCCTCAGCGGCGTCGCCATCATCGGCGCGACGGGGTTCGTCTGGAACGGACTGTTCAACTGGTATCCGAGCTACCTCCACCAGACGAAACATCTCTCGCTGGAGACCGGACGGACGCTCCTGACTGTCGTCTTCGCGGCGGGCGTTCCGGCGTTCTTCCTCACCGGGCGACTGGCCGACCGGGTCCCACACGTCCCGCTCATGCTGTCCATCCTCGGCGGGTTCATCGTCTGTCTGCTCGCGTTGACGGCGGCGCAGGGACTCGCCGCCATCGTCGGGGTCTCGCTCGTCCTCGGCTACGTCATCCACAGCCTGTTTCCGGCGCTCGACACCTACCTGCTCGACTCCCTGCCGGACGAGAACAGGGCCAGCGCGTACGCGGTGTACAGCGGCCTCGCCATGATCGGACAGGCAGCGGGCAGTTCGATAGTCGGTGCACTGTTGGACGCCGGATTCCTGTTCGATACCGTGTTCCGGACGTTTTCCATCGGCTTGATCGCCATCCTGTTCGTCCTCGTCGCGCTCCACCGCGCCGACCGACTGCCGACGGCGGCCGCGACGAGCTAA
- a CDS encoding MFS transporter: MTPPQPSASGDSNTNTDEETSPWRSSTVQIVLAATLLAPLGVPLISPTLPAFRDAFGITDAQASLLISTYFLTGIVLSPFIGMLADRVGRRAVLIWGLIAFSVSGGAIALAPSYEAILLLRTIGGTAAAGIFITTVTLIGDSFEGTQRNSVLGMNNAVLSAGAALFPIVGGALATVAWNVPYLAYLLGLPLALYAVRHLEEPAHERDSKGLAYLRRAASVLSGPDALVCYGAACMTELLLFGTVLTILPFLLAGDFGLSALAIGLLLSVAELSSVVVSAKNGWFARYTSNYGLIAAGFACYSVGLFGAWLAPSPVFIGVTMLVLGAGLGLSMPAVDAAISDLVSAGLRGGALSLRNSTTFLGRAAGPVLFAALAEVTGYYPLFVGSAVVALVIALSIASMSVYRTRRRPVAEA; the protein is encoded by the coding sequence ATGACGCCGCCACAGCCATCCGCTTCCGGGGATAGCAACACGAATACCGACGAGGAGACGTCCCCGTGGCGGTCGTCCACTGTCCAGATCGTCCTCGCGGCGACGCTCCTCGCGCCGCTTGGCGTCCCGCTCATCAGTCCGACGCTGCCCGCGTTTCGGGACGCGTTCGGGATCACCGACGCGCAGGCGAGTCTGCTCATCAGCACCTACTTCCTGACCGGAATCGTGCTGTCGCCGTTCATCGGCATGCTCGCCGACCGAGTCGGTAGGCGGGCCGTCCTCATCTGGGGGTTGATCGCGTTCAGCGTCTCGGGCGGTGCTATCGCTCTCGCGCCGAGTTACGAGGCCATCCTGTTGTTGCGAACCATCGGCGGGACCGCCGCCGCCGGTATCTTCATCACCACCGTCACGCTCATCGGGGATTCGTTCGAGGGCACCCAACGGAACTCCGTACTCGGGATGAACAACGCGGTGCTGTCCGCGGGGGCCGCGCTCTTCCCCATCGTCGGCGGCGCGCTCGCCACCGTCGCGTGGAACGTGCCGTACCTCGCCTACCTGCTCGGCCTGCCGCTCGCGCTGTACGCGGTTCGGCATCTGGAGGAACCCGCCCACGAACGCGACTCGAAGGGACTCGCCTATCTGCGCCGCGCCGCCAGCGTCCTCAGCGGACCCGACGCGCTCGTCTGCTACGGGGCGGCGTGCATGACTGAACTGCTGTTGTTCGGCACGGTGCTCACGATTCTGCCGTTCCTGCTGGCCGGGGACTTCGGCCTGTCGGCGTTGGCCATCGGACTCCTGCTCTCGGTCGCGGAACTCTCGTCGGTCGTCGTCTCCGCGAAGAACGGCTGGTTCGCGCGGTACACGTCGAACTACGGCCTCATCGCCGCCGGGTTCGCCTGCTATTCCGTCGGCCTGTTCGGCGCGTGGCTGGCACCCTCGCCGGTCTTCATCGGCGTGACGATGCTCGTCCTCGGTGCGGGTCTCGGCCTGTCCATGCCCGCCGTGGACGCCGCTATCAGCGACCTCGTCTCCGCGGGACTGCGCGGCGGGGCGCTGAGCCTACGCAACAGCACGACGTTCCTCGGGCGCGCCGCGGGACCGGTCCTGTTCGCCGCGCTCGCCGAGGTCACGGGCTACTACCCGCTCTTCGTCGGCAGCGCCGTCGTCGCGCTCGTCATCGCGCTCTCTATCGCCTCCATGAGCGTCTACCGGACCCGCCGTCGGCCCGTCGCCGAGGCGTAG
- a CDS encoding aminodeoxychorismate/anthranilate synthase component II, protein MILVIDNYDSFAYNLVQYLGEFADEVVVRRNDAIDVAGIRALDPDGIVVSPGPGTPDDAGVSMAVFSETTYPALGVCLGFRALCAAHGARVGHAPDVVHGKPSTVTHDGEGIFDGLPTEFDVGRYHSLAVEHGDIPDVLVETARTTDERGIVMGVRHATLPHVGVQFHPESILTDEGKRLVRNFCELCEDERERESGGPCTTT, encoded by the coding sequence ATGATTCTCGTCATCGACAACTACGACTCGTTCGCCTACAACCTCGTCCAGTATCTCGGCGAGTTCGCCGACGAGGTGGTCGTCCGGCGGAACGACGCCATCGACGTGGCCGGTATCCGCGCCCTCGACCCCGACGGAATCGTCGTCTCGCCGGGTCCCGGAACCCCGGACGACGCGGGGGTTTCGATGGCCGTCTTTTCCGAAACCACCTATCCCGCGCTCGGCGTCTGTTTGGGCTTCAGGGCGCTCTGTGCGGCCCACGGCGCGCGGGTCGGCCACGCGCCGGACGTCGTCCACGGGAAGCCATCGACGGTGACACACGACGGCGAGGGAATCTTCGACGGGTTGCCCACGGAGTTCGATGTCGGGCGATACCACTCGTTGGCGGTCGAACACGGTGACATTCCGGACGTGCTCGTCGAGACGGCGCGGACGACGGACGAGCGCGGCATCGTGATGGGGGTTCGGCACGCGACCCTGCCGCACGTTGGCGTGCAGTTCCACCCCGAGAGCATTCTCACCGACGAAGGGAAACGCCTCGTGCGGAACTTCTGTGAACTGTGCGAAGACGAACGGGAGCGTGAATCGGGAGGACCATGTACTACCACGTGA
- a CDS encoding M48 family metalloprotease, with the protein MEWKPDRGLQVRMVATLCLVVLFAVAIPATLWLIVTAGARLVALFTGTTMTAVLIMAGLAGGSSVLGFYVIERYANSDLTGFPKDGDDEPVVVEVPPEVEARATKIASHLSVPRPDIECRTSNVPTAFTTGYSPESATIVVTTALVETLSADELEAVLAHEFAHVRHRDFLVVTLASLPLRLALRVRKYADRHWALDAERGAHPLVGLFFAFSYALSAVFSFVGRVLLALLSRYRELAADRGAVRITGNAGELALALRKLYDATATRPPTDMRDAYEIPPERAIVPLSMATDVDGADSADADTPWLETHPSLETRLERLREAEEQFERASSAGSPEN; encoded by the coding sequence ATGGAGTGGAAACCGGATCGAGGGTTGCAGGTTCGGATGGTCGCCACGTTGTGTCTCGTCGTCCTCTTCGCGGTTGCGATTCCGGCGACGCTCTGGCTCATCGTTACGGCGGGGGCACGCCTCGTCGCGCTCTTTACCGGAACGACGATGACCGCCGTCCTCATCATGGCGGGATTGGCGGGCGGATCGAGCGTGCTCGGCTTCTACGTCATCGAACGCTACGCGAACAGCGATTTGACGGGCTTCCCGAAGGACGGAGACGACGAACCCGTCGTCGTCGAAGTCCCCCCGGAAGTCGAGGCGCGCGCGACGAAAATCGCCAGCCATCTGTCGGTCCCTCGACCGGACATCGAGTGCCGGACCTCGAACGTTCCGACGGCGTTCACGACCGGGTATTCGCCCGAGAGCGCGACCATCGTCGTGACGACGGCGCTCGTGGAGACGCTCTCGGCCGACGAACTCGAAGCCGTGCTCGCACACGAGTTCGCCCACGTTCGCCACCGGGATTTCCTCGTCGTTACCCTCGCGTCGCTTCCCCTCCGTCTCGCCCTGCGGGTTCGAAAGTACGCGGACAGACACTGGGCGTTGGACGCCGAGCGAGGTGCCCATCCGCTCGTCGGCCTGTTCTTCGCCTTTTCGTATGCGCTCTCGGCCGTCTTCAGTTTCGTCGGACGGGTCCTGCTCGCGCTCCTCTCGCGCTATCGGGAACTCGCCGCCGACCGCGGCGCGGTGCGGATCACCGGAAACGCGGGCGAACTCGCCTTGGCGCTCCGGAAACTGTACGACGCGACGGCGACGCGCCCGCCGACGGACATGCGGGACGCCTACGAAATCCCGCCGGAACGCGCCATCGTCCCGCTCTCGATGGCGACCGACGTGGACGGAGCGGATTCGGCGGACGCGGACACGCCGTGGCTCGAAACCCACCCATCGCTCGAAACGCGGTTGGAACGACTTCGTGAGGCCGAAGAGCAGTTCGAACGGGCATCGTCCGCCGGTAGCCCGGAGAACTGA
- a CDS encoding cytochrome P450: MSSDTPPTGDTPPGPDGLPIVGTRWDFIRDPFGFMTENAREYGDIVHWEELDGPMYQLNHPDYIEQVLVQNNQNYIKGEGFQNILGPVLGKGILNSEGAVWRRNRHLIQPAFHPKEIQRYSSMMTEFTEEELATWEDGETRLVHEDMMEVTLKIVARALFGVDIDDEVHTVGSALEEFMLGTESLANFILPPGIPTPSRMQIKDARKQLDDVVYQLIRERREDPTGEGVISTLLDATDEHGNHMSDEQIRDEVVTLLLAGHETTALSLTLTMYALAQYPEVEEKLIAELDEVLDGETPTMADLDELTYTEKVVKESMRLYPPVPGIVREATKPDIIGGYEIPAGATVQMNQWVVHRDPRWYDDPLAFQPERWTKEFEKSLPKLAYFPFAAGPRRCIGDRFAMLEARLLLATIYQQFHIELTPEAELDLMATITARPKKEIPMTVHRRSD, encoded by the coding sequence ATGAGTAGCGACACACCCCCCACCGGGGACACGCCGCCGGGACCGGACGGCCTCCCCATCGTCGGAACGCGATGGGATTTCATCCGCGACCCGTTCGGCTTCATGACGGAAAACGCCCGCGAGTACGGTGACATCGTTCACTGGGAGGAACTCGACGGGCCGATGTATCAACTCAACCACCCCGACTACATCGAACAGGTGCTCGTCCAGAACAATCAGAACTACATCAAGGGCGAGGGGTTCCAGAACATCCTCGGACCGGTGCTGGGGAAGGGTATCCTGAACAGCGAAGGCGCGGTCTGGCGGCGCAACCGCCACCTCATTCAACCCGCCTTCCACCCCAAGGAGATTCAGCGATACTCCTCCATGATGACGGAGTTCACCGAGGAGGAACTCGCCACGTGGGAGGACGGCGAGACGCGACTCGTCCACGAGGACATGATGGAGGTGACGCTCAAAATCGTCGCGCGGGCGCTGTTCGGCGTCGATATCGACGACGAAGTCCACACCGTCGGGTCGGCGCTGGAGGAGTTCATGCTCGGTACCGAGAGCCTCGCCAACTTCATCCTCCCGCCGGGGATTCCGACGCCGTCGAGGATGCAGATCAAGGACGCGCGGAAGCAACTCGACGACGTCGTCTACCAACTGATCCGGGAACGGCGCGAGGACCCGACCGGCGAGGGCGTTATCTCGACGCTCCTCGACGCGACGGACGAGCACGGCAACCACATGAGCGACGAGCAGATACGGGACGAAGTCGTCACGCTCCTGCTCGCCGGGCACGAGACGACGGCGCTCTCGCTGACGCTCACGATGTACGCCCTCGCGCAGTACCCCGAGGTGGAGGAGAAACTCATCGCGGAACTCGACGAGGTGCTCGACGGCGAGACGCCGACGATGGCCGACCTGGACGAGTTGACGTACACCGAAAAGGTCGTCAAGGAGTCGATGCGACTCTACCCGCCCGTGCCGGGCATCGTCCGCGAGGCGACCAAACCGGACATCATCGGCGGCTACGAGATTCCGGCGGGTGCGACGGTGCAGATGAACCAGTGGGTCGTCCACCGCGACCCGCGCTGGTACGACGACCCGCTCGCGTTCCAACCCGAGCGCTGGACCAAGGAGTTCGAGAAGTCGCTCCCGAAACTCGCGTACTTCCCGTTCGCGGCCGGTCCGCGGCGCTGTATCGGCGACCGCTTTGCCATGCTGGAGGCGCGTCTCCTGCTCGCCACCATCTACCAGCAGTTCCACATCGAACTCACGCCCGAGGCCGAACTGGACCTGATGGCGACCATCACGGCCCGCCCGAAGAAGGAGATACCGATGACCGTCCACCGGCGCTCCGACTGA
- a CDS encoding aminotransferase class IV yields the protein MYYHVNGDIVPADEATVSVRDRGFMYGDAAFETLRAYGGTAFEWEAHAERLQATCDALALDHGISDEDFLERIRDTLDANDLRDAYVKLTVSRGPQPGKLSPGPAENPTVVVMVSELPRGGIDGTSVWDAPATAEVVETQRVPDAALPAHAKTHNYLNGILARLELDADTDEAVLLDSTGAVTEGATSNLFFVRDGVLHTPSLSGPVLPGITRDVVRSLADDAGIPTETGRYDPAAVRRADEAFLTNTTWELRPLASLDGVEIGGGPVTDELAAAFDALVESRHYDPDA from the coding sequence ATGTACTACCACGTGAACGGCGACATCGTTCCGGCCGACGAGGCGACCGTGAGCGTCCGCGACCGCGGCTTCATGTACGGCGACGCGGCCTTCGAAACCCTGCGCGCCTACGGCGGAACCGCGTTCGAATGGGAGGCACACGCCGAGCGCCTGCAAGCGACCTGCGATGCGCTCGCACTCGATCACGGGATTTCCGACGAGGACTTTCTGGAACGTATCCGCGACACGCTCGACGCGAACGACCTCCGTGACGCCTACGTCAAACTCACCGTCTCCCGTGGTCCCCAACCCGGCAAACTCTCGCCCGGTCCAGCCGAGAATCCGACGGTCGTCGTGATGGTCTCGGAACTCCCCCGCGGCGGAATCGATGGGACCTCGGTCTGGGACGCCCCGGCGACCGCCGAGGTCGTGGAGACGCAGCGTGTTCCCGACGCGGCGCTCCCCGCCCACGCGAAGACGCACAACTACCTGAACGGGATTCTGGCCCGTCTGGAACTCGACGCGGACACGGACGAAGCCGTCCTGCTCGATTCGACGGGCGCGGTGACGGAAGGCGCGACGAGCAACCTGTTCTTCGTCCGCGACGGGGTGCTCCACACGCCGTCGCTCTCGGGTCCCGTGCTCCCCGGAATCACGCGAGACGTCGTCCGCTCGCTCGCCGACGACGCCGGAATCCCGACCGAGACGGGTCGCTACGACCCCGCGGCGGTTCGGCGGGCCGACGAGGCGTTCCTGACGAACACGACGTGGGAACTCCGCCCGCTCGCCTCCCTCGACGGTGTCGAAATCGGCGGCGGACCCGTGACCGACGAACTCGCCGCCGCGTTCGACGCGCTGGTCGAATCGCGCCACTACGATCCGGACGCGTAG